A part of Hippea maritima DSM 10411 genomic DNA contains:
- a CDS encoding sugar phosphate nucleotidyltransferase, which translates to MQKMKAVIMAGGFGTRMQPLTHSTPKPMLPIFNRPMMEYVLKKIISLGINDVVVLLYFKPEVIRNYFKDGSDWNVNIHYVLPDGDYGTAGAVRQAKEFLNEPFIVLSGDVVTDFNLSNILSFHKKKSSKITIGLTSVENPLQFGVVITDESGKIEKFVEKPTWGEVISDTINTGIYVIEPEILDYIPPKGSFDFAKDLFPLLMREGIEIMGYNLDGYWRDVGNPDSYRNVHKDIFLNRLNFEIEGRGIEQAEGELYLDGDAFISENVRIVEKAMIGDGARIEKGCLLNNVVVGKNAYIGPDCVIRNSIIWGNVKIEKGVFLDNAVVCNDVVIGKNVVAKAGVILAEGVEVGQFSVFEQDVVVWPNKKIDAASIVNNNVIWGSRYKNTLFESGMIIGKSNVEISCDVACKIGEAFGSQLPVGSKVIVGRDYDRAPRMIKRAFVGGLLATGMQVIDLRAVPPTVLRYAIASDDSIMGGVYFKRDLSDPASMEILLFNEHGLKLESSSSKAVDKAFFKEEFRRVDHTHIGRITDNELVIEENYRNYFESIESLIDSKVINESRLKVAFDLMYGISKEIVPKVLSDLRIDNIILNAHFDEIKLSNLDYYEKKSKNDVSNIVKALGLDLGILIYPHGQRRTIIDDKGRVLDRMESINVMLELMDIEASAGGRKFNVLLPTWSPDLNDGYYKHLNIKRGKYTDFTINELKQFDLISKVDGNCAFPSFSLYRDALFASLKLMELLAKHNVKLSQLGNGINHFFYKEFAIQCPQLKKGRVMKKFLEIAKSKRYSTVDGIKMWEDSINWIFVMPNPYKEQLDVCIQANDEKTGMEMFKHYCGLIKECIKSNG; encoded by the coding sequence ATGCAAAAGATGAAAGCCGTTATAATGGCCGGTGGCTTTGGTACTAGAATGCAACCTCTTACCCATTCAACTCCTAAACCTATGCTTCCTATTTTCAACCGGCCAATGATGGAGTATGTGCTTAAAAAAATCATATCCTTAGGGATAAACGATGTTGTAGTTCTTTTGTATTTTAAGCCGGAAGTTATAAGAAACTATTTTAAGGATGGTTCTGATTGGAATGTTAATATTCATTATGTTTTACCCGATGGTGATTATGGAACGGCTGGTGCTGTAAGGCAAGCAAAGGAATTTTTAAATGAGCCTTTTATCGTTCTTAGTGGCGATGTTGTAACTGATTTTAACTTAAGTAATATCTTGAGCTTCCACAAGAAAAAAAGCTCCAAGATAACTATAGGATTAACCTCGGTTGAGAACCCCCTACAGTTTGGAGTTGTAATAACTGATGAAAGTGGCAAAATTGAAAAATTTGTTGAAAAACCTACTTGGGGTGAGGTTATAAGTGATACGATAAATACAGGGATATATGTGATAGAACCTGAGATACTTGACTATATACCGCCAAAGGGCTCTTTTGATTTTGCAAAGGATTTATTTCCTTTGCTTATGAGAGAGGGTATTGAAATAATGGGATATAATTTAGATGGTTATTGGCGTGATGTTGGCAATCCTGATAGTTATAGAAATGTTCATAAGGATATATTTTTAAATAGACTTAATTTTGAGATAGAAGGCAGAGGGATTGAGCAGGCCGAGGGTGAGCTTTATTTAGATGGTGATGCTTTCATTAGTGAAAACGTTAGGATTGTAGAAAAGGCAATGATCGGCGATGGTGCAAGAATAGAAAAAGGTTGCCTTCTGAATAATGTGGTTGTAGGTAAAAATGCTTACATAGGCCCAGACTGTGTTATCAGAAATTCGATAATTTGGGGTAATGTAAAAATAGAGAAAGGCGTTTTTTTGGATAATGCTGTTGTTTGTAACGACGTTGTAATAGGCAAAAATGTTGTAGCAAAAGCCGGGGTTATTTTGGCTGAAGGTGTTGAGGTTGGTCAGTTTAGTGTATTTGAACAGGATGTTGTTGTATGGCCTAATAAAAAGATAGATGCAGCCTCTATTGTAAACAACAATGTTATTTGGGGTAGTAGATATAAGAACACTCTATTTGAGAGCGGTATGATAATAGGAAAAAGCAATGTGGAAATTAGCTGTGATGTTGCCTGTAAAATAGGAGAGGCTTTTGGCTCTCAGCTTCCTGTTGGTTCTAAAGTAATTGTTGGGAGGGATTACGATAGGGCTCCCCGTATGATAAAAAGGGCATTTGTAGGGGGTCTTTTAGCTACAGGCATGCAGGTTATAGATTTAAGGGCTGTTCCCCCAACGGTTTTAAGGTACGCCATAGCATCGGACGATTCCATTATGGGGGGTGTTTATTTCAAAAGAGATCTATCTGATCCTGCCAGTATGGAGATATTGCTCTTTAATGAACATGGATTAAAATTGGAATCCTCAAGTTCAAAGGCCGTTGATAAAGCATTTTTTAAGGAGGAATTTAGAAGAGTTGATCATACACATATAGGTAGAATAACAGATAATGAACTTGTAATAGAAGAAAACTATAGAAACTACTTTGAGAGTATAGAGTCTCTTATTGATAGTAAGGTTATAAACGAGAGTAGACTTAAGGTAGCTTTCGATTTGATGTATGGTATATCTAAGGAGATTGTACCTAAAGTTCTTTCTGATCTTCGGATAGATAACATAATACTCAATGCTCATTTTGATGAGATAAAGCTTTCAAATCTTGATTATTATGAAAAAAAATCCAAAAATGATGTGTCGAATATAGTAAAAGCCTTAGGTTTAGATTTAGGTATTCTTATATATCCGCACGGCCAAAGACGGACAATAATTGATGATAAAGGTAGGGTTTTGGATAGGATGGAAAGTATAAACGTAATGCTTGAGCTTATGGATATAGAAGCTTCTGCAGGAGGCAGAAAGTTCAATGTTCTACTACCTACCTGGTCACCCGATTTAAATGATGGCTATTATAAGCATCTGAATATAAAGAGGGGTAAGTATACAGATTTTACTATAAACGAACTTAAACAATTTGATTTAATATCAAAAGTCGATGGCAACTGTGCTTTTCCGTCGTTTTCACTCTATAGAGATGCATTATTTGCCTCTCTTAAGCTTATGGAGTTACTGGCAAAACATAATGTTAAACTCTCCCAACTTGGAAATGGTATAAATCATTTCTTCTATAAAGAATTTGCTATTCAGTGTCCCCAGCTTAAAAAAGGTAGGGTTATGAAGAAATTTTTAGAAATAGCAAAATCCAAGCGATATTCTACGGTAGATGGTATAAAAATGTGGGAGGATAGTATAAATTGGATATTTGTTATGCCTAATCCATACAAAGAACAGTTAGATGTATGCATTCAAGCAAATGACGAAAAAACAGGAATGGAAATGTTCAAGCATTATTGTGGACTTATAAAGGAATGTATTAAGAGCAATGGCTAA
- the istA gene encoding IS21 family transposase codes for MYYSVKALLSIGKNVSQIARELKIDRKTVRKIKKKVESGEIETPTIKRKSILDPYKDEIIEYLKSGLSAVLIHQKLKEKHSLNVSYSSVKRYIRKLKPGEPFIPLISPPGQEAQVDFGYAGYFYNSRRKKKVKYWIFSMVLSYSRYRYYELVDNQSIPTFINCHINAFEYFSGAPKAIKIDNLKSGVLHVNFYEPEIQHEYARMLEYYNSSAVACRVRKPNEKGKVESSIKYIKNNFLKSIRAEGIEDIDTVKEKLLFWQDNICNAKLHGTTRKIPKDEFLNVEKEKLNRLPDRRYGDIP; via the coding sequence ATGTATTACTCGGTAAAAGCACTACTGAGTATTGGGAAAAATGTCTCACAGATTGCAAGAGAGCTAAAGATTGACAGGAAAACAGTCAGAAAGATTAAGAAAAAGGTAGAAAGTGGGGAGATTGAAACACCCACCATCAAAAGGAAAAGTATCCTTGATCCATACAAGGATGAAATCATTGAGTATTTAAAAAGTGGTCTCTCCGCTGTTTTAATCCACCAGAAGTTAAAAGAAAAGCATAGTCTAAATGTAAGCTATAGCTCTGTGAAACGCTACATCAGGAAGCTAAAGCCAGGTGAGCCCTTCATCCCCTTAATAAGCCCACCTGGCCAAGAAGCCCAAGTAGATTTCGGCTATGCCGGTTATTTCTATAATAGCAGAAGAAAAAAGAAAGTAAAGTACTGGATATTCTCAATGGTTTTGTCCTATTCGAGGTACAGATACTATGAGCTTGTGGATAACCAAAGTATACCGACATTCATAAACTGCCATATCAATGCATTTGAATATTTCTCTGGTGCACCAAAGGCTATAAAGATAGACAACCTAAAAAGCGGTGTATTGCATGTTAACTTCTATGAGCCTGAAATTCAGCATGAATATGCAAGGATGCTTGAGTATTACAACTCCTCTGCTGTTGCCTGTAGGGTGAGAAAACCAAATGAGAAGGGCAAGGTAGAATCCAGCATAAAATACATAAAGAACAACTTTCTAAAAAGCATAAGAGCGGAAGGAATAGAAGACATAGACACAGTCAAAGAGAAGCTTTTATTCTGGCAGGACAACATCTGTAATGCAAAGCTACACGGCACAACAAGAAAAATACCGAAGGATGAGTTTCTCAATGTAGAAAAGGAAAAACTCAACAGATTGCCAGATAGAAGATATGGAGACATCCCCTAA
- a CDS encoding IS256 family transposase, translating to MNRKMLKEIISNMDMDVVKELDEYGKNKLATLMEGLLIEIMGKERYEYLLENPEDKGNGTYKRSLNTGLGKLNLDVPRTRSGNFRSHLLPPKYQRYDESFEDLIFSFLINGDSKQEIVHKMKLRGLDFSEKAYDEIFEYIKTQMLEFKSKELQENYYFLYIDAYHCMVKDEKDKRVKRAVVYTVVGIDTNAQKTLLGYYSFFGSENRSTWMEVFQDLINRGMKRVLMFICDDFNGISEAIRAFFPYSDIQKCTVHASRNVYKHMKKEDASYVNKKLKEIKYSCDTFEKGIEIFKTEIIDRFKDQYKTYTKYLDSRKEELLAFLKYPEVIRKYINSTNTVESVHSSFEKQRLKKGGFFQSMDILNVALFIATDKLHKTWNVNPLIKAKRYELNQMFVAKFGKGVEE from the coding sequence ATGAACAGAAAGATGCTTAAGGAGATAATCTCAAACATGGATATGGATGTAGTAAAGGAGTTGGATGAATACGGAAAGAATAAACTGGCCACCCTAATGGAAGGACTACTTATTGAGATAATGGGTAAGGAAAGATACGAGTACTTACTTGAGAACCCAGAAGACAAAGGCAATGGAACCTACAAAAGGAGCCTAAACACAGGCCTTGGTAAACTGAATTTGGATGTCCCAAGAACAAGGAGCGGAAACTTCCGCTCTCATCTTCTCCCTCCCAAATATCAAAGGTATGATGAAAGCTTTGAGGATTTAATCTTCTCCTTCCTAATCAATGGAGACTCAAAACAGGAAATCGTGCACAAGATGAAATTGAGAGGACTGGATTTTAGTGAAAAAGCATACGATGAGATATTTGAATACATAAAGACACAGATGCTTGAATTTAAATCCAAAGAACTTCAGGAAAACTACTATTTTCTATACATAGACGCCTATCACTGTATGGTAAAGGATGAAAAGGATAAAAGGGTAAAGAGAGCTGTCGTTTACACTGTTGTAGGGATAGACACAAATGCTCAAAAAACACTCCTTGGATATTACTCATTCTTTGGTAGTGAGAACAGATCCACCTGGATGGAAGTATTCCAGGATTTAATCAACAGGGGAATGAAAAGGGTCTTAATGTTCATCTGTGATGATTTCAACGGAATCTCAGAGGCAATAAGAGCCTTCTTTCCTTACTCGGATATTCAGAAATGCACAGTTCATGCATCAAGAAACGTATACAAGCATATGAAAAAGGAGGATGCCTCATATGTGAACAAAAAGCTCAAGGAGATTAAATACTCCTGTGATACCTTTGAAAAAGGGATAGAGATTTTCAAAACAGAGATAATTGACAGATTCAAAGACCAATACAAGACCTACACCAAATATTTAGACTCAAGAAAAGAAGAACTCCTTGCCTTCTTAAAGTACCCTGAGGTAATAAGAAAGTACATCAATTCAACAAACACTGTTGAATCTGTACATTCATCCTTTGAAAAACAAAGGCTAAAGAAAGGAGGGTTCTTCCAGTCCATGGATATCCTAAATGTTGCCCTTTTCATTGCAACAGATAAATTACACAAAACCTGGAATGTTAATCCTCTGATTAAGGCTAAAAGATATGAACTGAATCAGATGTTTGTTGCTAAGTTTGGGAAGGGAGTTGAAGAGTGA
- a CDS encoding Mu transposase domain-containing protein: MGETQKYFKSQTYDIAKRTVNTYSHIYYRYNYYSVPEKYISEKLNIRSNGNIMEIYDSSFNLIATHELSQLKGEFITKESHKPKMKKNPTDSEYTTMTLDIGESAYLFYKRLRKEKPASYHRVMRGVMSLSKGYPKETMELAFKRAIDFNCISYSSLKSILKNELYNIPYDKPDSPIALGFYNPLRAYDEMTDIKADMKTDIMSGE, translated from the coding sequence GTGGGGGAGACACAAAAATATTTTAAGTCCCAGACCTACGATATTGCAAAAAGAACTGTAAACACCTACTCCCACATCTATTACAGGTACAACTACTACTCTGTGCCTGAAAAATACATATCAGAAAAGCTCAATATTAGGTCAAATGGAAATATAATGGAGATCTATGATTCATCGTTCAACTTAATAGCCACACATGAGCTTTCTCAATTAAAGGGTGAGTTCATAACAAAGGAAAGCCATAAACCCAAGATGAAGAAAAATCCCACAGATTCAGAATACACCACCATGACGCTTGATATAGGTGAAAGCGCCTACCTGTTCTATAAAAGGCTAAGAAAAGAGAAACCTGCCTCATATCACAGGGTAATGAGAGGTGTAATGTCTCTTTCAAAGGGATACCCCAAAGAGACAATGGAGCTTGCATTCAAAAGGGCAATTGATTTCAACTGCATAAGCTATTCCTCTTTAAAAAGCATACTGAAGAATGAGCTCTACAACATTCCCTACGACAAACCAGACTCACCCATAGCCTTAGGTTTTTATAACCCACTAAGAGCTTACGATGAAATGACAGATATAAAAGCAGATATGAAAACAGACATTATGAGTGGTGAGTGA
- the istB gene encoding IS21-like element helper ATPase IstB, with amino-acid sequence MKGVENVKDMKNIERRLKEFKLSGIAKTLEARNRYAIDNNLTYIDFLKLLLEDEYINRQSNSFRKRLTKSKLDTTKTLDSYDFTYQPKLNKKELLDIASCRFIEEKKNIIFMGNPGVGKTHLANAIGLEALKQGYKVLFIHTNDLILKLISARGDGTYTSILNQILSSDLLIIDEVGFKKIPSNYVDEFFEVIRRRYEKGSIIITTNRPFEEWANIFSDAVLASAIVDRLVHHCHIFKITGESYRIKHLKEAKDNQNSLN; translated from the coding sequence ATGAAAGGGGTGGAAAATGTAAAAGATATGAAAAACATAGAAAGAAGACTAAAGGAGTTTAAACTCTCTGGCATTGCAAAGACACTTGAGGCAAGGAACAGGTATGCCATTGATAATAATCTGACATACATAGACTTCTTAAAACTCCTATTAGAGGATGAATACATAAACAGGCAGAGCAACTCATTTAGAAAAAGACTTACAAAATCAAAGCTTGACACAACAAAGACTTTAGATAGCTATGATTTCACATACCAACCAAAGCTAAACAAGAAAGAACTCTTAGACATTGCATCCTGCAGGTTCATAGAGGAGAAGAAAAACATCATATTCATGGGCAATCCTGGAGTTGGTAAAACCCACCTTGCAAATGCGATAGGATTAGAGGCCCTAAAACAGGGATATAAGGTCTTGTTCATCCATACCAACGATTTAATCCTAAAGCTCATATCTGCAAGGGGAGATGGAACCTACACCTCAATACTGAACCAGATTCTATCATCTGACCTTCTGATAATAGATGAAGTAGGCTTTAAAAAGATCCCATCCAACTATGTGGATGAGTTCTTTGAAGTGATAAGGAGAAGATATGAAAAGGGTTCAATTATAATCACCACTAATAGACCATTTGAGGAGTGGGCTAATATATTTTCAGATGCCGTTTTGGCCTCTGCCATAGTTGATAGACTTGTCCATCACTGCCATATATTCAAGATAACAGGTGAGAGCTATAGAATTAAACACCTAAAGGAGGCAAAAGATAATCAAAACAGTTTAAATTAA
- the tatA gene encoding twin-arginine translocase TatA/TatE family subunit, with amino-acid sequence MDLSGLFGLSVDFLSLYKYTVAKELEVVKVLPSIQELAPILILLLIIFGARKLPEIGSGLGKGIKEFKKSMKDIDESEATKKEIEEEKKEEDKE; translated from the coding sequence TTGGACCTATCTGGTCTGTTTGGTTTATCTGTTGACTTTTTAAGCCTATATAAATACACTGTGGCAAAAGAGTTGGAGGTGGTTAAGGTGTTGCCAAGTATACAAGAGCTGGCGCCCATTCTGATATTGTTACTCATCATTTTCGGCGCGAGAAAGCTACCTGAAATAGGGTCTGGTTTGGGTAAGGGAATAAAGGAATTTAAAAAATCAATGAAAGATATAGATGAAAGTGAGGCAACAAAAAAAGAGATAGAAGAGGAAAAAAAAGAAGAAGATAAGGAATAA
- the argS gene encoding arginine--tRNA ligase, translating to MKEKIAQIINDFVKKYKENINFTVEYPKEEKFGDYSTNMAMIMASKLKKNPKAIAEEFVEFAKQQKPDLFEKIEIAGPGFVNFYINKNAFAEEIKRISENVNLYLKPKIDSTKKVQVEFVSANPTGPLHVGHGRGAAIGDSIARILSFCGYEVEKEYYINDAGLQMHLLGLSTFIRYKQLLGIEETLPEDGYKGEYLIEVAKKLIVEYGETLLNKKESEAVEICMQKAAKDILKDIMETLKDFRVEFDKVFNEKKLYDSNEVEQSLSLLKEKNAIYEKDGALWFKSTGFGDDKDRVLKRSNGVFTYFASDVAYHRNKFLKRGFSEVIDVWGSDHHGYVKRVKAAIQAMGIDPNRLKVVLVQIVNLLRNGQKVSMSTRRAEFVELKDVVKEVGVDAARFMFVSRSVDSHLDFDLELAKKQSSENPVYYVQYAHARINSILEQLNSEIDLNADPSCLKEKEEIELIKSVIKFKELLEKAFLETEPYFIVKGLLEVAEKLHRFYNKHRVIIDNEELKKARVLLVWVVKEILKIGLSLIGVEAKNKM from the coding sequence ATGAAGGAAAAAATAGCACAAATTATTAATGATTTTGTAAAAAAATACAAAGAAAATATTAATTTTACCGTAGAGTACCCAAAAGAGGAAAAATTCGGAGATTATTCCACAAATATGGCCATGATTATGGCTTCAAAGTTAAAGAAAAATCCAAAGGCAATAGCAGAGGAGTTTGTTGAGTTTGCAAAACAGCAAAAACCCGATTTATTTGAAAAGATAGAGATAGCAGGACCAGGCTTTGTAAACTTTTACATAAACAAAAATGCTTTCGCAGAAGAAATAAAACGCATATCAGAAAACGTCAATCTATACTTAAAGCCCAAAATAGACTCAACAAAAAAGGTTCAGGTAGAATTCGTTAGTGCAAATCCAACCGGTCCTTTGCATGTTGGTCATGGAAGAGGAGCAGCTATAGGAGATTCTATAGCAAGAATACTCTCTTTCTGCGGATATGAGGTGGAAAAAGAATACTACATAAACGATGCAGGCCTACAGATGCATCTATTAGGTTTATCTACCTTCATTCGCTACAAGCAACTATTAGGGATAGAAGAAACACTACCTGAGGATGGTTACAAAGGTGAATATCTTATTGAGGTAGCAAAAAAACTCATCGTTGAATATGGAGAAACACTACTAAACAAGAAGGAGAGTGAGGCTGTAGAAATATGCATGCAAAAGGCAGCCAAGGACATACTTAAAGATATAATGGAAACACTTAAAGATTTCAGAGTTGAGTTTGATAAGGTTTTCAATGAAAAAAAACTTTACGATAGCAACGAGGTTGAACAAAGCTTATCTTTACTTAAGGAAAAAAACGCCATATACGAAAAAGATGGTGCCTTATGGTTCAAAAGTACAGGTTTTGGCGATGATAAAGATAGGGTTTTAAAAAGAAGTAATGGTGTATTTACATATTTTGCAAGCGATGTTGCCTATCACCGTAATAAATTTCTAAAAAGAGGTTTCTCAGAGGTTATAGATGTCTGGGGTTCAGACCATCATGGATACGTCAAAAGGGTAAAAGCTGCTATTCAAGCAATGGGGATAGATCCAAATAGACTAAAGGTAGTTTTGGTACAAATAGTCAATCTATTAAGAAATGGACAAAAAGTATCCATGTCAACAAGAAGGGCTGAGTTTGTAGAGCTTAAAGATGTAGTAAAAGAGGTTGGTGTGGATGCTGCACGTTTCATGTTTGTATCAAGAAGCGTAGATTCACATCTTGATTTTGATTTAGAGCTTGCAAAAAAGCAAAGTAGTGAGAATCCTGTTTATTATGTACAATACGCTCATGCCAGAATAAACTCAATTTTAGAACAGCTAAACAGTGAAATAGACCTAAATGCAGACCCATCATGCCTAAAGGAAAAAGAAGAAATAGAACTAATAAAATCCGTTATAAAGTTCAAAGAACTCTTAGAAAAGGCATTTTTAGAGACAGAGCCGTATTTTATAGTTAAAGGTTTATTGGAAGTAGCAGAAAAGCTTCATAGATTCTACAACAAACACAGGGTAATAATAGACAACGAGGAACTTAAAAAGGCAAGGGTCCTCCTTGTTTGGGTAGTTAAGGAGATATTGAAAATCGGCTTAAGCCTCATAGGCGTTGAGGCAAAAAATAAAATGTGA
- a CDS encoding SPOR domain-containing protein: MGEPDKDKIKEILEGHNKRFTATELIVGIIVILLIGTGVGYALFKIFSPPTQPNEYTHIEENLQNEVQNNNTIEEQPYKETQAETEKQNLPQQTPQQTQKYSQQEEIQTPAIQQTEKAQTQQGPQIVNPYKEQQTSNSEQKQAKTEITRHKEAQSITANTSVKKAKKHITHKTITARKKHKTILKKYILQVSSNSNRKLALLTTIKLRKCGHNAFTKEVTIKGKTYTRVMVGPIEGYQAAKEEAKNIKKQLHLKYTPIIKRYDKVS; this comes from the coding sequence ATGGGCGAGCCCGATAAGGATAAAATAAAGGAAATACTTGAAGGACACAACAAAAGATTTACGGCAACAGAATTGATTGTTGGAATTATAGTAATACTGCTAATAGGTACAGGTGTAGGTTATGCTTTATTTAAAATATTCTCTCCTCCAACACAACCAAATGAATATACCCATATAGAGGAAAATCTACAAAATGAAGTTCAAAATAACAACACAATAGAGGAACAACCATACAAAGAAACCCAAGCTGAAACTGAAAAACAAAACCTACCTCAGCAAACGCCGCAACAAACCCAAAAATACAGCCAACAAGAGGAAATTCAAACTCCAGCAATTCAACAGACAGAAAAAGCCCAAACCCAGCAGGGACCTCAAATAGTAAATCCATATAAAGAACAACAAACTTCAAATTCAGAACAAAAACAAGCAAAAACGGAAATAACTCGCCACAAGGAAGCTCAATCAATTACCGCAAACACATCTGTGAAAAAAGCTAAAAAACACATAACTCATAAAACCATAACAGCAAGAAAAAAGCATAAAACAATACTGAAGAAATACATTTTGCAGGTTTCGTCAAATAGCAACAGGAAACTTGCGCTTCTAACAACTATAAAGCTTAGAAAGTGTGGTCACAATGCCTTTACAAAAGAGGTCACAATCAAAGGCAAGACATATACCCGTGTTATGGTTGGACCTATAGAGGGATACCAGGCAGCTAAAGAAGAAGCTAAAAACATAAAGAAACAATTGCATTTGAAATACACGCCGATCATAAAGAGATATGATAAAGTATCCTAA
- the lgt gene encoding prolipoprotein diacylglyceryl transferase: MIKYPNINPNIISFNGIHLRWYGLAYALGFIAGYLYLNKKLKKLRIDGLMDDVLLYAVLGVIIGGRVGYVLIYNLPYYLKHPIEVLFIWRGGMSFHGGLVGTAVAGILLAKKYNISFYDIADEAVVIAPIGLFLGRIANFINDELWGRPSDLPWAVAFPTGGFIPRHPSQLYEAFFEGLVLFLILFFARDKLINKRGVLFWLFVLLYGFFRFFIEFTREPDPQLGFIFGLTMGQWLCLIMIAISIIELLKRWNYDKS; the protein is encoded by the coding sequence ATGATAAAGTATCCTAACATAAATCCCAATATAATCAGTTTTAATGGGATACATCTAAGATGGTACGGGTTGGCCTATGCTTTAGGGTTTATCGCAGGATATCTTTATCTAAACAAAAAACTTAAAAAGCTAAGAATAGACGGGTTAATGGATGATGTTTTACTATATGCTGTGTTAGGTGTAATAATAGGTGGAAGGGTAGGGTATGTATTGATATATAATCTTCCTTACTACTTAAAACACCCGATTGAGGTTTTATTCATCTGGAGAGGAGGCATGAGTTTTCATGGCGGGTTGGTTGGCACAGCAGTAGCCGGAATACTACTTGCAAAAAAGTACAATATAAGTTTCTATGATATAGCAGATGAAGCCGTTGTCATCGCTCCAATAGGATTATTTTTGGGTAGAATAGCAAATTTTATAAACGACGAACTCTGGGGTAGGCCAAGCGATTTACCATGGGCTGTTGCATTCCCTACAGGTGGCTTTATACCTCGTCATCCTTCCCAACTTTACGAGGCATTTTTTGAGGGTCTTGTTTTATTCCTCATACTTTTCTTTGCAAGAGACAAGTTAATAAACAAAAGGGGTGTATTATTTTGGCTTTTTGTCCTTCTCTATGGTTTCTTTAGATTCTTCATAGAGTTCACACGAGAACCAGACCCACAATTAGGGTTCATCTTTGGCCTTACAATGGGTCAATGGTTATGCCTAATTATGATCGCTATATCAATAATAGAACTTCTTAAAAGGTGGAATTATGATAAGTCTTGA